The following coding sequences are from one Granulicella sp. L56 window:
- a CDS encoding response regulator transcription factor: MIPTKPSSTIRVLLAEDQTMLRGALAALLDLEPDMIVIAQAANGRDALKLARIHVPDVIVTDIEMPEKSGLELATELKLTNSAARIIILTTFARPGYLRRALDAGARGYLLKERPASELAEAIRRVHAGLRAIDPTLAAEAWNADEDPLSDRERQILQRAGDGRSSAEIAAELRLSEGTIRNYLSEVIAKLGAANRTDAARIARTRGWL; the protein is encoded by the coding sequence ATGATCCCTACCAAACCCTCATCGACCATCCGTGTTCTACTCGCCGAGGATCAGACCATGCTTCGCGGTGCCCTCGCCGCCCTGCTCGACCTTGAGCCGGATATGATCGTTATCGCCCAGGCCGCAAATGGACGCGACGCCCTCAAACTTGCCCGCATTCATGTACCAGACGTCATCGTTACCGACATCGAGATGCCCGAAAAGTCTGGCCTCGAGCTAGCAACCGAGCTCAAGCTCACCAACTCTGCCGCCCGCATCATCATCCTCACCACATTCGCCCGCCCCGGCTACCTCCGCCGTGCTCTCGATGCTGGCGCCCGTGGCTATCTCCTCAAAGAGCGTCCCGCCTCCGAACTCGCCGAAGCCATCCGCCGTGTCCACGCAGGCCTCCGCGCCATCGACCCTACTCTCGCCGCCGAAGCCTGGAATGCGGACGAAGATCCTCTTTCCGACCGCGAGCGCCAGATACTCCAGCGCGCCGGCGATGGACGTTCCTCCGCTGAGATTGCCGCCGAACTCCGTCTCTCCGAAGGCACCATCCGCAACTACCTCTCCGAAGTCATCGCCAAACTAGGCGCCGCTAACCGCACCGACGCCGCTCGCATAGCCCGCACCCGCGGCTGGCTATAG
- a CDS encoding sensor histidine kinase, protein MKHSASNSSSSRGKWAWIWFAYTSFLFISPILEPSRPLWLGTLTVFVVFLALFTRYFTVDLECRLTPLWAVVTTFGLGLITFPWNQGGSTFFIYAAIYLPFSILSIRRVLTLFASEVILIAVEGAIFHAQRGVFHISWFNTVFAIFLTAFIGGGNIFSAEQRRADRKLRSALDENLALAAVAERERIARDLHDVLGHTLSVIVLKAELAGRLIERAQPADQERAASEIADVEGIARTSLAEVREAISGYRTRGLTAEIEAARRTLQAAGVTVLMEFDATPVADLLSADEETALSLALREAVTNIVRHANATTCRLDFITDGGHRRLVIHDDGQNVIIREGNGLRGMRQRIESIGGQLLLDRDNGTRLLIELPLSNSTEYASSAAS, encoded by the coding sequence ATGAAACACTCCGCCTCCAACTCGAGCTCCAGCCGCGGCAAGTGGGCCTGGATCTGGTTCGCCTACACGAGTTTCCTCTTCATTTCGCCAATTCTCGAGCCAAGCCGCCCCCTCTGGCTCGGTACGCTTACCGTCTTCGTCGTGTTCCTCGCACTCTTCACTCGATACTTCACCGTCGACCTCGAATGCCGCCTTACCCCGCTCTGGGCCGTTGTCACTACTTTCGGCCTCGGACTCATCACCTTTCCCTGGAACCAGGGTGGTTCCACCTTCTTCATCTATGCCGCCATATATCTACCGTTTTCAATCTTGTCTATCCGCCGCGTCCTGACCCTATTCGCTTCGGAAGTTATCCTTATTGCTGTCGAGGGCGCTATCTTCCACGCTCAGCGCGGCGTCTTCCACATTAGTTGGTTCAACACCGTCTTTGCTATCTTCCTTACCGCCTTCATCGGCGGCGGCAACATCTTCTCGGCCGAGCAAAGGCGTGCCGATCGCAAGCTCCGAAGCGCTCTCGACGAGAACCTCGCCCTGGCCGCCGTAGCCGAGCGCGAACGCATTGCCCGGGACCTTCACGACGTGCTTGGCCATACACTATCCGTCATCGTCCTCAAGGCCGAGCTCGCCGGTCGCCTCATCGAGCGTGCCCAGCCCGCCGACCAGGAGCGCGCTGCCTCCGAGATCGCCGACGTCGAAGGCATCGCCCGTACCTCTCTCGCCGAAGTTCGCGAAGCTATTAGTGGATACCGCACCCGCGGCCTCACTGCTGAGATCGAAGCCGCACGCCGAACCCTCCAAGCCGCCGGCGTCACTGTTCTCATGGAATTCGACGCCACTCCCGTCGCCGATCTTCTGTCCGCCGACGAAGAGACAGCTCTTTCGCTTGCCCTCCGCGAAGCCGTCACCAATATCGTTCGTCACGCCAACGCTACCACCTGCCGGCTCGATTTCATCACCGATGGCGGCCACCGTCGCCTCGTCATCCATGATGATGGCCAGAATGTCATCATCCGCGAAGGCAATGGCCTCCGCGGCATGCGTCAGCGTATTGAATCTATCGGCGGCCAGCTTCTGCTTGATCGCGACAACGGTACTCGCCTGCTTATCGAGCTACCCCTCAGCAACTCAACCGAGTACGCGAGCTCCGCCGCCTCATGA
- a CDS encoding ABC transporter permease — protein MSIAATLRSVPTGIPRSLRIFLTEARYEFIRLLRTRGFSLSVIGFPVVFYIFFGLIMNRGVTIHGVSVAKYTLATYSVFGMVGAALFGIGVGLAGELNAGWLELKRASPMPPLAYLLAKCSSAMAFGVIIVCLLCALGITAGHVSVTGAEVGHLLALTVIGVIPFACLGMVVALVVPFNSAPGFTNMIYLPMSFCGGLWIPIMMLPKVMQKFAFVLPTYHLSQLTLGVFGYASAGTPWSHWFGLLGFSLVMLGVASIAFHRLEKNS, from the coding sequence ATGTCGATCGCCGCCACTCTCCGTTCTGTCCCCACTGGCATTCCCCGCAGCCTCCGCATCTTCCTCACAGAAGCCCGCTACGAGTTCATCCGCCTTCTCCGTACCCGCGGCTTCTCCCTTTCTGTGATTGGCTTCCCCGTCGTCTTCTACATTTTCTTCGGCCTCATCATGAACCGCGGCGTTACCATCCACGGTGTCTCCGTCGCCAAGTACACTCTGGCCACGTACTCTGTTTTCGGCATGGTCGGCGCCGCACTCTTCGGCATTGGTGTCGGCCTCGCTGGCGAGCTTAACGCCGGTTGGCTCGAACTCAAACGCGCCAGCCCCATGCCGCCCCTCGCCTACCTGCTCGCTAAATGTTCCAGTGCCATGGCCTTCGGTGTCATCATCGTCTGCCTGCTCTGCGCGCTCGGAATCACCGCTGGCCACGTCTCGGTCACAGGCGCCGAGGTCGGTCATCTCCTCGCCCTCACGGTCATCGGCGTAATCCCCTTCGCCTGCCTTGGAATGGTCGTGGCCTTAGTCGTCCCCTTCAACTCAGCTCCGGGGTTCACCAACATGATCTACCTTCCCATGAGCTTCTGTGGTGGCCTCTGGATCCCCATCATGATGCTGCCCAAGGTTATGCAAAAGTTCGCTTTTGTGCTGCCTACTTATCACCTCTCGCAGCTCACTCTCGGAGTCTTCGGCTACGCCAGCGCAGGAACTCCGTGGAGCCATTGGTTCGGTCTGCTTGGCTTTTCCCTGGTCATGCTCGGCGTCGCATCCATCGCCTTCCACAGGCTCGAGAAAAATTCGTAG
- a CDS encoding ABC transporter ATP-binding protein, producing MSATLAFAEVAPTQALPFIPPVPVASLTRVTKRYANGVLALDDLSISLCPGEIVALLGPNGAGKSTAIKLMMGLSAPISGAVRIFGSDPRHTAARLRTGVMLQVGRAPEMLRVREHINLFRGYYPSPMPYADIVCAAGLEGIESRFFGQLSGGQRQRVLFALALAGDLDLIFLDEPTVGLDIESRRLMWSQIRSLAARGKTVLLTTHYLEEADALAHRIIVINKGRVVCEGTPAEVKSLGSASTDATTNCILKIIRCATTLSEITLRSIPGVTAVDIATTIATITSTRPEVTLRELLALDHDLHSLEVHSPALEDAFLSLTAD from the coding sequence ATGAGCGCCACTCTCGCCTTCGCCGAAGTAGCTCCCACTCAAGCCTTGCCTTTCATCCCGCCGGTTCCAGTGGCCTCCTTAACGCGCGTCACCAAACGCTATGCCAATGGCGTCCTCGCTCTCGACGACCTCTCCATCTCCCTTTGTCCCGGCGAGATTGTCGCGCTCCTCGGCCCAAACGGCGCAGGAAAATCCACAGCCATCAAACTCATGATGGGCCTCAGCGCGCCTATCTCCGGGGCAGTCCGCATCTTCGGATCCGACCCTCGCCACACCGCCGCCCGCCTCCGCACCGGAGTCATGCTCCAGGTCGGTCGAGCCCCGGAGATGCTTCGCGTTCGCGAGCACATCAACCTCTTCCGTGGCTACTACCCCAGTCCCATGCCTTACGCTGACATCGTCTGCGCTGCAGGTCTCGAGGGTATTGAGTCCCGCTTCTTCGGACAGCTCTCCGGTGGCCAGCGCCAGCGTGTCCTCTTCGCCCTCGCTCTCGCTGGTGACCTCGACCTGATCTTCCTCGATGAGCCGACCGTAGGCCTCGACATCGAATCTCGCCGTTTGATGTGGTCGCAGATCCGCTCCCTCGCCGCCCGTGGCAAGACCGTCCTCCTCACTACCCACTATCTTGAGGAGGCAGATGCCCTCGCCCACCGCATTATCGTCATTAACAAGGGACGTGTCGTCTGCGAAGGCACTCCCGCCGAAGTCAAGTCGCTCGGCTCTGCGTCTACAGACGCCACCACCAACTGCATACTCAAAATCATCCGCTGCGCCACCACCCTCTCCGAAATCACCCTTCGCTCCATCCCCGGAGTCACAGCCGTCGATATCGCAACCACCATCGCTACCATCACCTCCACCAGGCCCGAAGTTACGCTCCGAGAACTCCTCGCTCTCGATCATGACCTACACTCTCTCGAAGTCCACAGCCCCGCGCTTGAAGACGCCTTCCTCTCCCTGACAGCAGACTAA